A window of Arcobacter sp. CECT 8983 contains these coding sequences:
- a CDS encoding NADH-quinone oxidoreductase subunit M, whose amino-acid sequence MEYILSILIFFPAVAALIGFLVKQNSIKAYGICVAAMQFVLSLVLWLKFDITEGQMQFTHIIPLISSYGINYNVGVDGISLFLVIMTTFMTMISLIGLSEKRDLKNLIITILFLEMTMVGVFLALDAIIFYTFWELSLIPMLYIIGAWGGKLRIYASIKFFLYTFLGSLIMLVGMLYLGYIYYITTGTYSFSLEDWNMLILPFDMQFWLFIAFFCGFAVKVPMFPFHTWLPYAHGQAPTIGSVILAAILLKMGTYGFVRFSLPLFPDASVYFTIPIAILALIAIVYTAMVAYAQEDMKQVIAYSSVSHMGVIILGIFALNVEGIGGAIFLMISHGIVSGALFMLVGVVYDRTHTKMIKDYGGIASVMPKYATIFAIVLMASIGLPLTIGFVGEFLSLLGFFKVSATLTFIAGLTIIFGAVYMLTMYKKVFFGPIKNEKNNELKDLNKTELSALIPLVALVVILGVYPKPILKSIETSVNHVVEVMKIKAFEDNTRVEILDRNSIEGAR is encoded by the coding sequence ATGGAATATATTTTATCAATATTAATATTTTTTCCAGCAGTAGCAGCATTAATTGGGTTTTTGGTAAAACAAAACTCTATTAAGGCTTATGGAATTTGTGTTGCTGCAATGCAGTTTGTTTTATCACTTGTTCTTTGGTTGAAGTTTGATATCACAGAAGGACAAATGCAGTTTACTCATATAATTCCACTTATTAGTTCATATGGAATTAATTATAATGTTGGAGTTGATGGGATTTCATTGTTTTTAGTGATTATGACAACTTTTATGACGATGATTTCACTTATTGGTCTTAGTGAAAAAAGAGATTTAAAAAATTTAATTATCACAATTTTATTTTTAGAAATGACTATGGTGGGAGTATTTTTAGCCCTTGATGCAATTATTTTTTATACTTTCTGGGAATTATCATTAATACCTATGCTTTATATTATTGGAGCATGGGGTGGAAAGTTAAGAATTTATGCTTCTATTAAGTTCTTCTTATATACATTTTTAGGTTCTTTAATAATGCTTGTAGGAATGCTATATTTAGGATATATTTATTATATAACTACAGGAACTTATAGCTTTAGTTTAGAAGATTGGAATATGCTTATTTTACCATTTGATATGCAATTTTGGTTATTTATTGCATTCTTTTGTGGGTTTGCTGTTAAAGTTCCAATGTTCCCATTTCATACATGGCTTCCATATGCCCATGGTCAAGCCCCAACAATTGGTTCAGTAATCTTAGCTGCAATTTTACTTAAAATGGGAACATATGGGTTTGTTAGATTTTCATTACCACTTTTTCCTGATGCAAGTGTTTACTTCACAATTCCAATTGCTATTTTAGCTTTAATTGCAATTGTTTATACAGCAATGGTAGCTTATGCCCAAGAAGATATGAAGCAGGTTATTGCTTACTCTTCTGTTTCACATATGGGTGTGATTATCTTAGGGATTTTTGCACTAAATGTTGAAGGTATTGGTGGAGCAATTTTTCTTATGATTTCCCATGGTATTGTTTCAGGAGCTTTATTTATGTTAGTTGGAGTTGTTTATGATAGAACCCACACTAAGATGATAAAAGACTATGGTGGAATAGCTTCTGTTATGCCAAAATATGCAACTATTTTTGCAATTGTGCTTATGGCTTCAATTGGACTTCCTTTGACAATAGGTTTTGTAGGAGAGTTCTTATCTCTTCTTGGGTTTTTTAAAGTTAGCGCAACCTTAACTTTTATAGCTGGACTTACAATTATTTTTGGAGCAGTTTATATGTTAACAATGTATAAAAAAGTTTTTTTTGGTCCAATTAAAAATGAAAAGAATAATGAATTAAAGGATTTAAATAAAACAGAGTTAAGTGCTTTAATTCCTCTTGTTGCTTTAGTTGTAATATTAGGTGTTTATCCAAAACCTATTTTAAAATCAATAGAAACTTCTGTAAATCATGTAGTTGAGGTTATGAAAATAAAAGCTTTTGAAGACAATACAAGAGTTGAGATATTAGATAGAAACTCAATTGAAGGAGCTAGATAA
- a CDS encoding flavodoxin family protein has product MIVKFIDCTETYHSDMNKIIEFLSNYLKSMKIKNYILKLSEMRIVRCTQCRCCTLKKGNSPVKCVIKDDMNKTIDEIEEADAYIILADRNNLFSENKIHEKFSERLVAYYYWPYSQTNSTPRRISLQKKSILINYNTTKYFLNHSFYTAKRYMEHASTSIGAKVLDWEAITPQSNLIKSYSSRLKNMADNLIASFEK; this is encoded by the coding sequence ATGATTGTAAAATTTATTGACTGTACCGAAACCTATCACTCTGATATGAATAAAATCATAGAGTTTTTATCTAATTACCTTAAATCAATGAAGATAAAAAATTACATACTAAAATTAAGTGAAATGAGAATTGTTAGATGTACACAATGTAGATGTTGTACACTAAAAAAAGGAAATTCTCCTGTTAAATGTGTTATTAAAGATGATATGAATAAAACAATAGATGAAATAGAAGAAGCAGATGCTTATATTATTTTAGCAGATAGAAATAACCTATTTTCAGAAAATAAAATTCATGAAAAATTTTCTGAACGCTTAGTTGCTTACTATTATTGGCCTTATAGCCAAACCAATTCAACACCAAGAAGAATAAGTCTTCAAAAAAAGTCTATTTTAATAAACTACAATACAACAAAATATTTTTTAAACCATAGTTTCTATACTGCAAAAAGATATATGGAACATGCTTCAACTTCTATTGGAGCAAAAGTTTTAGATTGGGAAGCTATAACTCCACAAAGCAATCTTATAAAAAGTTATAGCAGTAGATTGAAAAATATGGCTGATAATTTAATAGCTTCTTTTGAAAAATAA
- a CDS encoding UDP-N-acetylmuramate dehydrogenase → MNNYTKEIDFSKYSSIHIGPKAQVLVINEIGDYSNYVILGRANNVLISNTHPNFAVLGEAFDYIRKEDNLLYVGCATKSGKLLSYAKKNDLANLEFLGKLPGSLGGLVKMNAGLKQWEIFNYIHSIKTKDGYIKKDDIEYSYRETKIDTIVYEVVFNIEYGFSKEQAELFKQMRDNQPQVASAGSCFKNPKGDFAGRLIEAVGLKGFKKGEMGFSQKHSNFLVNYGKGSFEDAIFLINLAKQRIKDEFNIEIEEEIIIY, encoded by the coding sequence ATGAATAATTATACTAAAGAGATAGATTTTTCAAAGTACTCTTCTATTCACATAGGACCAAAAGCGCAAGTTCTAGTTATAAATGAGATTGGTGATTATAGTAATTATGTTATTTTAGGAAGAGCAAATAATGTTCTTATTTCAAATACTCATCCAAACTTTGCAGTTTTAGGTGAAGCCTTTGATTATATAAGAAAAGAAGATAACCTTTTATATGTAGGCTGTGCTACAAAATCTGGAAAGCTACTTTCATATGCAAAAAAGAATGACTTAGCAAACTTAGAATTTTTAGGAAAACTTCCAGGAAGTCTTGGTGGCTTAGTTAAAATGAATGCAGGACTTAAACAATGGGAAATTTTTAATTATATTCATTCAATAAAAACAAAAGATGGATATATTAAAAAAGATGATATTGAATATTCTTATAGAGAAACTAAAATAGATACAATAGTTTATGAGGTTGTATTTAATATTGAATATGGATTTTCAAAAGAACAAGCAGAACTTTTTAAACAAATGAGAGATAATCAACCACAAGTTGCTAGTGCGGGAAGTTGTTTTAAAAACCCAAAAGGTGATTTCGCAGGAAGATTAATTGAAGCAGTTGGTTTAAAAGGTTTTAAAAAGGGTGAAATGGGATTTAGCCAAAAGCATTCAAACTTTTTAGTTAATTATGGCAAGGGTAGTTTTGAGGATGCAATTTTTTTAATTAACCTAGCAAAACAGAGAATAAAAGATGAATTTAATATAGAAATAGAAGAAGAAATAATTATATATTAA
- the topA gene encoding type I DNA topoisomerase — MKNLVIVESPAKAKTISKFLGKDFKVMASMGHVRDLPKSKLGFDPENNFEPKYLVSTDKKKVISDLKKEITKDTTIYLAADEDREGEAIAWHLIPALKIEKNPLKRIVFHEITKDAILEAINNPREVNQHLVDAQQARRILDRAVGYELSPLLWKKVRYGLSAGRVQSVAVRIIVDRENEIRAFEPEEFWKIKSNFANPELEAILAKVDGKAKKIRNEEEAKEIEASALASNFTLVDIEEKESKRNPAAPFTTSTLQQEASRKIGLSVKQTMVIAQQLYEGNVGNIPNHTGGLITYMRTDSLNLSKVATSAAKEVIETEYGKEYSLSKPRAYKSKAKGAQEAHEAIRPVNMALKPSDIKAYVEPAQFRLYSLIWKRTLATQMAPAVIANTTYKIEAGKDKELEFQAKGQRIVFAGFMKAYTEGSDNPESALDSSEKILPTIKKDTVLDLEKLDLEQNFTKPPARYTEASLVKKLESEGIGRPSTYAPTISTIQQREYVEKTEDKKLAPTATGEIVNSFLVDHFPEIVDLGFTAKVEEEFDDIAEGKIAWQQVMNDFYGGFKKTIDEKEESVNKEDYLQIREIGTDPKSGKPISARVGRYGPFVQIGTKDDEEKPKFVAIPNHLNMDTITLEEALFLFTLPRVVGQTDEGEDIKANIGRFGPYLQVKSTYYSLKEDDPYTIKEDRAKEVIKEISEAKAKALIKDFPEEKVQVLIGRYGPYIKKGRKNFKIPKGVEAEDLTLEQVLEIIEKDPKSKIGAKKTTAKKAPAKKTTRKKSTTTKKTATTKKTTK; from the coding sequence GTGAAAAATTTAGTAATAGTAGAGTCTCCCGCAAAAGCAAAAACAATATCAAAGTTTTTAGGAAAAGATTTCAAAGTAATGGCTTCAATGGGGCATGTTAGAGATCTTCCAAAGTCAAAGTTGGGATTTGATCCTGAAAATAATTTTGAACCAAAGTATCTGGTTTCAACTGATAAGAAAAAAGTTATTAGTGATTTAAAAAAAGAGATTACAAAAGATACTACAATCTACCTAGCAGCCGATGAAGATAGAGAGGGAGAAGCTATCGCATGGCACTTAATTCCTGCACTAAAAATAGAAAAAAATCCATTAAAAAGGATTGTTTTTCATGAAATCACAAAAGATGCTATTTTAGAAGCTATTAATAATCCAAGGGAAGTAAATCAACATCTAGTAGATGCTCAACAAGCAAGAAGAATTCTTGATAGAGCAGTTGGTTATGAACTTTCTCCTTTACTTTGGAAGAAAGTAAGATATGGTCTAAGTGCAGGTAGAGTTCAATCAGTTGCAGTTAGAATTATTGTTGATAGAGAGAATGAAATTAGAGCATTTGAGCCTGAAGAGTTTTGGAAAATAAAGTCAAACTTCGCAAATCCAGAACTTGAAGCAATATTAGCAAAAGTTGATGGGAAAGCTAAAAAAATTAGAAATGAAGAAGAAGCAAAAGAGATTGAGGCTTCAGCTTTAGCTTCTAACTTCACTTTAGTAGATATTGAAGAAAAAGAATCAAAAAGAAATCCAGCAGCTCCATTTACTACTTCAACATTGCAACAAGAAGCAAGTAGAAAAATAGGGCTTTCAGTTAAGCAAACAATGGTAATTGCTCAACAATTATATGAAGGAAATGTTGGAAATATTCCAAATCATACAGGTGGTTTAATCACTTATATGAGAACAGACTCACTTAACCTTTCAAAAGTTGCTACAAGCGCAGCTAAAGAAGTAATTGAAACTGAATATGGGAAAGAGTATTCATTATCTAAACCAAGAGCATATAAGTCAAAAGCTAAAGGTGCACAAGAAGCTCACGAAGCAATTAGACCTGTTAATATGGCGCTAAAACCAAGTGACATTAAAGCATATGTAGAGCCAGCTCAATTTAGACTTTACTCTTTAATTTGGAAAAGAACACTTGCAACACAAATGGCACCAGCTGTTATTGCAAATACTACATATAAAATAGAAGCTGGAAAAGATAAAGAATTAGAGTTTCAAGCAAAGGGACAAAGAATTGTTTTTGCTGGATTTATGAAAGCTTATACTGAAGGAAGTGATAATCCAGAAAGCGCTTTAGATAGTAGTGAAAAGATTTTACCAACTATTAAAAAAGATACAGTTTTAGATTTAGAAAAACTAGATTTAGAACAAAATTTTACTAAACCACCAGCAAGATATACAGAAGCTTCTTTAGTTAAAAAATTAGAGAGTGAAGGAATTGGAAGACCTTCTACTTATGCACCAACTATTTCTACTATTCAACAAAGAGAATATGTAGAAAAAACAGAAGATAAAAAACTAGCCCCAACTGCTACAGGTGAAATCGTAAATAGCTTTTTAGTTGACCATTTCCCTGAAATTGTTGATTTAGGTTTTACTGCTAAAGTTGAAGAAGAGTTTGATGATATTGCAGAAGGTAAAATTGCTTGGCAACAAGTAATGAATGATTTTTATGGTGGTTTTAAAAAGACTATTGATGAAAAAGAAGAGAGTGTAAATAAAGAAGACTATTTACAAATTAGAGAAATAGGAACAGACCCAAAATCAGGTAAGCCAATTAGTGCAAGAGTTGGAAGATATGGTCCATTTGTTCAAATTGGAACAAAAGATGATGAAGAAAAGCCAAAGTTTGTAGCTATTCCTAATCATTTAAATATGGATACTATTACACTTGAAGAAGCACTATTTTTATTTACTCTTCCAAGGGTCGTGGGTCAAACAGATGAAGGTGAAGATATTAAAGCAAATATTGGTAGATTTGGTCCATATTTACAAGTTAAATCAACATACTACTCTTTAAAAGAAGATGACCCTTATACTATAAAAGAAGATAGAGCAAAAGAGGTTATAAAAGAAATATCTGAAGCAAAAGCAAAAGCTTTAATTAAAGATTTTCCAGAAGAAAAAGTTCAAGTTTTAATAGGAAGATATGGTCCATATATTAAAAAGGGAAGAAAAAACTTTAAAATTCCAAAGGGTGTTGAAGCTGAAGACTTAACTTTAGAGCAAGTATTAGAAATAATAGAAAAAGATCCTAAATCAAAGATTGGTGCAAAAAAGACAACAGCTAAAAAAGCACCTGCAAAGAAAACAACTAGAAAAAAATCTACAACAACTAAGAAAACGGCAACTACTAAAAAAACAACTAAATAG
- the nuoN gene encoding NADH-quinone oxidoreductase subunit NuoN, giving the protein MNSISPIAIEFASLNFPTIVPMIIAILGALVILIIDLINKNLDKSLYVMIAVLFLIIDLGVIIGFTSDVRGFFDLLLVDGISILSQGIIVLASIFFVLTAMGKLRFQEYRYPEYFALYLFMVAGFQFMVSSDSLILILVGLETASMALYTMIAMHNRLNALEAAIKYFTMGVLSTAFFAFGSLIFYAVTGTVEFGKISEVLVASNYENYPLILLGVVFILGALGFKLSLVPYHTWVADVYEGSTASLAGFLSIVPKMAAFVVALRFFEIFIASSDPFVEIILYITVVLTITIPNIVALLQNDIKRMLAYSSISNAGFAMTAILIGSTQATEGLFLYWMMFLITNLGAFSLIWINRNKTSSDFSSTSDNAMDKYSGLIKKEPFFALLMGLFLFSLAGIPPFALFWGKLYLIGSAVNAGYLMLALIMILNSAIAGYYYLKPIVFMFFKEATEQRDDILLNSTTPIKVVIGVCTVLVIFSIFLIEPLLEIISYYVQISGY; this is encoded by the coding sequence ATGAATAGTATCTCACCAATTGCAATTGAGTTTGCAAGTTTAAACTTTCCAACTATTGTTCCAATGATTATAGCTATTCTTGGGGCATTGGTTATTTTAATAATTGATCTAATAAATAAAAACCTTGATAAATCACTTTATGTGATGATAGCAGTTTTATTTTTGATTATAGATTTAGGTGTAATTATTGGGTTCACTTCTGATGTAAGAGGTTTTTTTGATCTTTTATTAGTTGATGGGATTTCTATTTTATCTCAAGGAATTATAGTCTTAGCTTCAATATTCTTTGTACTAACAGCAATGGGTAAACTTAGATTTCAAGAGTACAGATATCCTGAATATTTTGCACTATATTTATTTATGGTAGCTGGATTTCAGTTTATGGTAAGTTCTGATTCTTTAATTTTGATACTTGTTGGACTTGAAACAGCATCTATGGCATTATATACAATGATTGCTATGCATAATAGATTAAATGCATTAGAAGCCGCTATTAAATACTTTACAATGGGAGTTTTATCCACTGCTTTTTTTGCTTTTGGTTCTTTGATTTTCTATGCAGTAACAGGTACTGTAGAGTTTGGAAAGATTTCTGAGGTTTTAGTTGCTTCAAATTATGAAAATTATCCGTTGATTCTTTTAGGTGTAGTATTTATTTTAGGTGCTTTAGGATTTAAGTTATCATTAGTTCCTTATCATACTTGGGTAGCAGATGTATATGAAGGTTCAACTGCATCACTTGCAGGATTTTTATCTATTGTTCCAAAGATGGCTGCCTTTGTAGTAGCCTTGAGGTTTTTTGAAATATTTATTGCAAGTTCAGATCCTTTTGTTGAAATAATTTTGTATATAACTGTGGTATTGACAATAACCATTCCAAATATTGTTGCTCTTTTACAAAATGATATAAAAAGAATGCTTGCATACTCTTCAATTTCAAACGCAGGTTTTGCAATGACTGCTATTTTAATAGGAAGTACACAAGCTACGGAAGGTCTTTTTTTATATTGGATGATGTTTTTAATCACTAACTTAGGAGCTTTTTCTCTTATATGGATAAATAGAAATAAAACAAGTAGTGATTTTTCTTCTACTTCTGATAATGCTATGGATAAATATTCAGGATTGATAAAAAAAGAGCCATTTTTTGCACTTTTAATGGGATTGTTTTTATTTTCTCTTGCAGGGATTCCTCCCTTTGCATTATTCTGGGGAAAACTTTATTTAATAGGAAGTGCTGTAAATGCTGGATATTTGATGTTGGCATTAATTATGATACTAAATTCTGCAATTGCAGGTTATTATTATTTAAAACCAATTGTGTTTATGTTTTTTAAAGAAGCAACTGAACAAAGAGATGATATTTTACTCAATTCAACAACTCCAATAAAAGTAGTAATAGGAGTTTGTACAGTATTAGTTATCTTTTCAATTTTTTTAATAGAACCATTATTAGAAATTATTTCATATTATGTTCAAATTTCAGGGTACTAA
- a CDS encoding menaquinone biosynthesis family protein → MKEISVAHSPDADDIFMYYAIKFGWVTPKDAKFTNIAADIETLNQATLKGEYDICAISFALYPFVKEDFALLKTAVSFGEGYGPKLVKKKDVKLKRNFKVALSGEFTTNALLFKIAYPEARITYMNFLDIEQAVLEGTVDAGVLIHESILTFDKELEVEKEMWDIWEELSGGGLPLPLGGMCLRRSLPLTNAIDYENTLIKAVDVANKNRKVLAPMLLEKGLIRVDANTLDNYLDLYANDNSVQLSDIQYEALDKLYELGYKHGFYEAQVKAKDFLIPSEYEELRSK, encoded by the coding sequence TTGAAAGAAATAAGTGTTGCACACTCTCCTGATGCTGATGATATTTTTATGTATTATGCGATTAAATTTGGATGGGTTACTCCTAAAGATGCAAAGTTTACTAATATTGCAGCGGATATTGAAACATTAAACCAAGCAACTTTAAAAGGTGAGTATGACATTTGTGCTATCTCTTTTGCTCTTTATCCTTTTGTTAAAGAAGATTTTGCACTTTTAAAAACTGCTGTATCTTTTGGTGAAGGCTATGGTCCTAAGTTAGTAAAGAAAAAAGATGTAAAGCTAAAAAGAAACTTCAAAGTAGCTCTTAGTGGTGAGTTTACAACAAATGCATTACTTTTTAAAATAGCTTATCCAGAAGCTAGAATCACATATATGAACTTTTTAGATATTGAGCAAGCAGTATTAGAGGGAACTGTTGATGCTGGTGTTTTAATTCATGAATCAATTCTTACTTTTGATAAAGAACTTGAAGTAGAAAAAGAGATGTGGGATATTTGGGAAGAGTTAAGTGGTGGAGGATTACCTTTACCTCTTGGAGGAATGTGTTTAAGAAGATCACTTCCTTTAACTAATGCAATTGATTATGAAAATACTTTAATAAAAGCCGTTGATGTTGCAAATAAAAATAGAAAAGTTTTAGCTCCTATGTTACTTGAAAAAGGTCTTATTAGAGTAGATGCCAATACTTTAGATAACTATTTAGACCTTTATGCAAATGATAATTCAGTTCAATTAAGTGATATTCAATATGAAGCTTTAGACAAGCTATATGAATTAGGATATAAGCATGGTTTTTATGAAGCTCAAGTAAAAGCAAAAGATTTTTTAATTCCAAGTGAATATGAGGAACTTCGTTCTAAATGA